In the Deferribacter desulfuricans SSM1 genome, AACTGATTCAGGCAGCAGATTATGATATAGAAAGAGCGTCTAAAGGTATAATTTTCATTGATGAAATCGATAAAATTTCTAGAAAAACAGATAGCCCTTCTATTACTCGTGATGTTAGTGGAGAAGGTGTACAGCAAGCACTTTTGAAAATTATTGAAGGGACTGTAGCAAATATCCCTCCTCAAGGTGGCAGAAAGCATCCTCATCAAGAGTACTTACAGATTGATACTACAAACATTTTGTTTATTTGTGGAGGAGCCTTTGCAGGCCTTGAAGAGGTAATAAAAAGAAGGATTGGTAAAAAATCGTTAGGTTTTAACTCTGAAATAGAAAATCAAAATAAATTATCAAGAGATGAGATTTTAAGACAAGTTCAACCTGAAGATTTGATAAAATATGGATTAATCCCTGAATTCGTTGGAAGATTACCTGTTATTGCTACGCTTCATGATTTAGATGAAGAGGCACTTATAAAGATATTGACAGAGCCTAAAAACTCACTTGTTAAGCAATTTCAGGAAATATTTAAGCTTGATAATGTGAAGTTGACGTTTACACAAGGTGCTTTAAGAGCTATTGCTAAAAAGGCTATTGCGAGGAAAACTGGTGCAAGAGGTTTGAGATCAATTGTAGAAGAAGCTATGCTTGATCTAATGTATCAAATACCATCAATGGATGGTTTAAAAGAGTGTATTGTAAATGAAGATGTAATAAATAAGAAGGCTGAACCGATATTAATTTTTGAAAATAAAAAGGAGTCAGCATAATTTATGCTGACCCCTTTTCCATATATTTAACATTTTGATGTTCATAATACAAAAAGGATTTTGTGAATAAATTTAGTTGTTTGAGATACAAGGTTTAAATAATCTTATAATTAAAAAAATCATTAAAATAAAAAGATTGGGGTTTTAAATGGTAAATATAGAACAGTATCCAATGATTCCACTTAGAGATTTGGTGGTTTTTCCATACATGATTGTTCCTGTTTTTGTGGGAAGGCCAAAATCGATATCTGCTGTTAAAGTAGCAGAAGATACAGATAGAAAAATATTTTTATCTTTACAAAAAGATTCAAAAATTGATAAGCCTAAATTTGAAGATATCAATCAAGTAGGTGTTGTAGCTGAGATTCTTCAAGTTTTAAAACTTCCTGATAATACAATTAAAATACTTGTTGAAGGTGTTAAAAGAGGGAAAGTAATAAATTTTATCGATGATGAGGAAACGGTTTTTGTTG is a window encoding:
- the clpX gene encoding ATP-dependent Clp protease ATP-binding subunit ClpX, yielding MSKKNSLFCSFCGKSQDEVKKLIAGPSVYICDECVELCSEIIQEDMKENAEDTEIKLIKPAEIKAKLDEYVIGQDDAKRVLSVAVYNHYKRILFGKKTDVEIEKSNILMIGPTGTGKTLLARTLAKILNVPFAIADATTLTEAGYVGEDVENVVLKLIQAADYDIERASKGIIFIDEIDKISRKTDSPSITRDVSGEGVQQALLKIIEGTVANIPPQGGRKHPHQEYLQIDTTNILFICGGAFAGLEEVIKRRIGKKSLGFNSEIENQNKLSRDEILRQVQPEDLIKYGLIPEFVGRLPVIATLHDLDEEALIKILTEPKNSLVKQFQEIFKLDNVKLTFTQGALRAIAKKAIARKTGARGLRSIVEEAMLDLMYQIPSMDGLKECIVNEDVINKKAEPILIFENKKESA